The following are encoded together in the Meriones unguiculatus strain TT.TT164.6M chromosome 16, Bangor_MerUng_6.1, whole genome shotgun sequence genome:
- the LOC110563039 gene encoding olfactory receptor 12D1, which translates to MLNQTCVSEFFLLGVTDIQEPQPFLFAIFFTIYFINITGNGAILMIIISDPRLHSPMYFFLGNLACLDVCYSTVTVPKMLENFLSTSKAISFLGCITQLHFFHFLGTTESLLLAVMAFDRFVAICKPLHYSVIMNRQICILMAVTIWTVAFLHALLHSTMTSRLRFCGSNRIHHFFCDVKPLLELACGNTELNLWLLNTVTGTIASVPFFLTFLSYFYIITYLFLKTRSCSMLHKALSTCASHFMVVVLFYAPVLFTYIRPTSGSSLDQDRVIAIMYSVVTPALNPLIYTLRNKEVRSALNRKMRRWL; encoded by the coding sequence ATGTTGAATCAAACCTGTGTCAGTGAGTTTTTCCTCCTGGGAGTGACAGACATACAAGAACCACAACCTTTTCTCTTTGCTATTTTCTTTACCATCTACTTTATTAATATAACTGGGAACGGAGCCATTCTGATGATCATCATTTCGGATCCCAGACTCCACTCACCCATGTATTTCTTCCTGGGAAACCTAGCATGTCTGGATGTCTGCTACTCCACTGTGACAGTGCCAAAGATGCTGGAGAACTTCCTCTCCACAAGCAAAGCAATTTCCTTCTTGGGATGCATAACTCAGCTtcatttcttccacttcctgggtACTACAGAGTCCCTGCTGCTGGCAGTGATGGCATTTGACCGCTTTGTGGCTATCTGCAAACCACTTCACTATTCTGTCATCATGAATCGCCAGATCTGTATCTTAATGGCTGTCACCATATGGACTGTTGCTTTTCTCCATGCCTTGCTTCACTCTACAATGACATCTCGTTTAAGGTTCTGTGGTTCCAATCGTATCCATCATTTCTTCTGTGATGTTAAGCCATTGCTAGAGCTGGCCTGTGGGAACACTGAGCTCAACCTTTGGCTGCTCAATACTGTAACAGGCACCATTGCCTCAGTCCCTTTTTTTCTAACATTTCTCTCCTATTTCTACATCATCACCTATCTATTCCTCAAGACCCGCTCTTGCAGCATGCTCCACAAAGCACTGTCTACTTGTGCCTCTCACTTCATGGTTGTTGTTCTGTTCTATGCTCCTGTTCTTTTCACCTACATTCGTCCAACCTCAGGCAGCTCTCTGGATCAGGACCGAGTCATTGCCATCATGTACAGTGTGGTCACTCCTGCTCTCAACCCACTCATCTACACTTTGAGGAACAAGGAAGTGAGGAGTGCATTGAATAGGAAGATGAGAAGATGGCTCTGA
- the LOC110563044 gene encoding olfactory receptor 11A1 — MESISRGNQTVTEFVLLGFHEVPELFLLFFSVFTIVYASIITGNILIAVVVVSSQRLHTPMYFFLANLSFIEIVYTSTVVPKMLEGFLQEATISVSGCLLQFFIFGSMATDECFLLAVMAYDRYLAICHPLRYPLLMGPQWCLRLVLTVWLSGFMVDGLVVALMAQVRFCGPNQIDHFYCDFSPLMVLACSDTGVVQVTTFILSVVFLTVPFGLVLISYAQIVATVMRVPSGARTKAFSTCSSHLAVVSTFYGTLMVLYIAPSAVHSQLLSKVVALLYTVVTPIFNPVIYTLRNQEVHQALRSLFFCKPTEM; from the coding sequence ATGGAAAGCATCTCCAGAGGAAACCAAACTGTCACTGAGTTTGTACTTCTTGGCTTCCATGAAGTCCCTGAGCTATTCCTCCTGTTCTTTTCTGTGTTCACCATCGTCTATGCCTCCATCATCACAGGGAACATACTCATTGCGGTGGTAGTGGTCAGCTCCCAGAGACTTCACACACCTATGTATTTCTTTCTGGCAAACCTGTCCTTCATCGAGATTGTCTATACCTCCACAGTGGTACCCAAAATGTTGGAGGGCTTCCTGCAGGAGGCCACCATCTCTGTGTCTGGCTGCTTGCTCCAGTTCTTCATCTTTGGCTCTATGGCTACAGATGAATGTTTCTTGCTGGCTGTGATGGCCTATGATCGCTACCTTGCAATCTGTCACCCCTTACGATACCCACTCCTGATGGGGCCTCAGTGGTGCCTGAGGCTGGTGCTCACAGTCTGGCTGTCTGGCTTCATGGTAGATGGACTGGTTGTTGCTCTGATGGCCCAGGTGAGGTTCTGTGGCCCTAACCAAATTGATCACTTTTACTGTGATTTCTCACCTCTGATGGTTCTGGCTTGCTCAGATACTGGAGTGGTCCAGGTGACTACATTTATTCTCTCTGTTGTCTTCCTGACTGTCCCCTTTGGGCTGGTTCTGATCTCCTATGCTCAGATTGTGGCAACTGTGATGAGAGTTCCCTCTGGGGCCAGGACAAAGGCCTTCTCCACCTGCTCCTCTCACCTGGCTGTGGTGTCCACGTTCTATGGAACACTCATGGTCTTGTACATTGCACCCTCGGCTGTCCATTCCCAGCTCCTCTCCAAGGTGGTTGCCCTGCTCTACACAGTGGTCACTCCCATCTTCAACCCTGTCATTTACACCTTGAGGAACCAGGAGGTGCATCAGGCACTAAGAAGCCTTTTCTTTTGCAAACCAACTGAAATGTGA